A portion of the Flavobacterium limnophilum genome contains these proteins:
- a CDS encoding carbohydrate binding domain-containing protein, with protein sequence MKNLLLFFILPLCQISFAQTNLVKNAGFETELNNWRGDVATISPYDKKSGKNSCFINQFVGAEWKGIDQIMALPKNTAAVELSGWVKTEAVEKGKNEWNTGKFDIEFLNSGEKGIENQSIASVLGTTPWTFYKKTISVPAGASKLRIMLALGQTNGSIFFDDIKAVAISLEQLNKIHEEENAKTTAALISTNSESKPAILSNGDFENEMASWRGNASVSKTIFKEGKAALALNSTSFDWTGIDQIADVPENATSITLSAWLKSDNIKPGKDPWNNGLFNVEFTKNGTEKTGDDQNIAFVTATTDWTFYTKTLPLPAGTKKYRIMLALGFASGTLYADDIVVSFK encoded by the coding sequence ATGAAAAATTTACTCTTATTCTTCATTTTGCCTTTATGCCAAATTTCATTTGCACAAACCAATTTGGTCAAAAACGCTGGTTTCGAAACGGAATTAAACAACTGGAGAGGAGATGTGGCAACCATTTCGCCTTATGACAAAAAATCTGGAAAAAATAGTTGTTTCATCAATCAATTTGTGGGAGCCGAATGGAAAGGCATTGACCAAATTATGGCTCTACCAAAAAATACCGCGGCTGTCGAATTAAGTGGTTGGGTAAAAACCGAGGCTGTCGAAAAAGGTAAAAACGAATGGAATACCGGAAAATTTGACATTGAATTTTTAAATTCCGGCGAAAAAGGAATAGAGAACCAAAGTATTGCTTCGGTTTTAGGAACAACACCATGGACTTTCTATAAAAAAACAATTTCGGTTCCTGCAGGCGCATCGAAATTGCGCATAATGCTGGCCTTGGGACAAACCAACGGAAGCATCTTTTTTGACGACATCAAAGCGGTTGCTATTTCTCTCGAACAACTCAACAAAATACACGAAGAAGAAAATGCCAAAACAACAGCAGCTTTAATTTCGACTAATTCCGAATCAAAACCTGCCATATTATCCAACGGTGATTTCGAAAACGAAATGGCTTCTTGGCGCGGAAACGCATCTGTTTCAAAAACCATTTTCAAAGAAGGAAAAGCGGCATTGGCATTAAATTCAACCTCTTTCGATTGGACTGGAATCGATCAAATTGCCGATGTTCCGGAAAACGCCACTTCAATAACTCTTTCGGCTTGGTTAAAATCGGACAATATCAAACCCGGAAAAGACCCTTGGAACAACGGATTGTTCAACGTGGAATTCACTAAAAACGGAACCGAAAAAACGGGAGACGACCAAAACATCGCTTTTGTAACCGCAACCACCGATTGGACTTTTTACACAAAAACATTGCCTCTTCCGGCAGGAACCAAAAAATACAGAATCATGCTGGCCTTAGGATTTGCATCGGGAACATTATATGCCGATGATATTGTGGTAAGTTTTAAATAA
- a CDS encoding AraC family transcriptional regulator yields MSNLKNFYREIPPLSPLDSFLVFDRVKDTFDFPVHYHPEFEINFIVNGKGVKRVVGDNIEEIDNIELVLIGPNLYHGWELNKCSSKQIHEITIQFHNDLFPESMLSRRIMGPIKDMFNRSIHGILFSKKIAEELTPRLIKISKLDGMDYFLEITSILYDLANSRNQRLLSTYTVDYDIFDDYDKMKLVYEYVQKNFAEKISLEDVSSVASMTSISFNRFIKKRTGKTFVNYINDIRIGYAARWLVEKDLSISEIAFKSGFNNIANFNRSFKAIKKRTPSQYREDFSGLKRIL; encoded by the coding sequence ATGAGTAATTTGAAGAATTTTTATAGGGAAATACCTCCGCTTTCTCCGTTGGATAGTTTTTTAGTTTTCGACAGGGTAAAAGACACTTTTGATTTCCCGGTGCATTACCATCCGGAGTTCGAGATCAATTTTATTGTCAACGGCAAGGGAGTAAAACGCGTCGTTGGCGACAATATTGAAGAAATTGACAACATCGAATTGGTTCTAATCGGCCCTAATTTATACCATGGTTGGGAGCTGAATAAATGTTCGAGCAAACAAATTCACGAAATAACCATACAATTCCACAACGATTTATTTCCGGAATCGATGCTGTCCAGAAGGATAATGGGTCCCATAAAAGACATGTTCAACCGGTCTATTCATGGGATTTTATTCTCAAAAAAAATAGCCGAAGAACTTACTCCAAGACTTATTAAAATTTCAAAATTAGATGGTATGGATTATTTTTTGGAGATTACCTCTATATTATATGATCTTGCCAACTCTCGAAACCAGAGGCTATTGTCAACATATACAGTTGATTATGATATTTTTGACGATTACGACAAAATGAAATTGGTCTACGAATACGTGCAAAAAAACTTTGCCGAAAAAATATCTTTGGAAGACGTTTCCAGCGTGGCCAGCATGACGAGCATCTCCTTTAATCGATTTATAAAAAAACGAACCGGAAAAACTTTTGTCAATTACATCAATGACATCAGGATAGGTTATGCGGCAAGATGGCTGGTGGAAAAAGATTTGAGCATTTCCGAAATTGCATTCAAGTCCGGGTTTAACAATATCGCCAATTTCAACCGAAGTTTCAAGGCTATCAAAAAACGCACTCCAAGTCAATACCGGGAAGATTTTTCTGGTTTGAAACGGATATTATAA
- a CDS encoding glycoside hydrolase family 26 protein codes for MKKTMAILIASFWVGTGCSSKAQTIDTKSSLSDKNATPETKVLYNNLRGLTNTGILFGHQDDLAYGVNWKYEAGRSDVKDVTGDYPAVYGWDLGGLERKSDKNIDGIPFDKMRQYIKEGHSRGGIITLSWHFDNPLTGKNAWDTSPKSLASALPGGESHEKFKSWLDEAAQYILTLKDKNGKPIPMQFRPYHELTGNWFWWCKNNASPEEFKTLWKFTLDYFQKKGIHNLIYVYNTADFKSKEEFLEYYPGSDYADVLSFDKYQYNDPTKDNSFIENCQSQFKIMDEVAKEQNKIMAFAETGYEAIPYNKWWTDTLMKAIGNYKISYVLVWRNHGWQEKEKKMHYYAPYKGQVSEKDFVDFYNLDNILFEKDLAKEKIYKK; via the coding sequence ATGAAAAAAACCATGGCAATCTTGATTGCTTCTTTTTGGGTCGGGACGGGATGTTCCTCAAAAGCCCAAACCATTGATACTAAATCGTCTCTTTCGGACAAAAATGCGACACCCGAAACCAAAGTGTTGTACAATAATTTAAGAGGATTAACGAATACAGGAATCCTGTTTGGCCATCAAGACGATTTGGCCTACGGCGTAAACTGGAAATATGAAGCTGGAAGAAGCGACGTAAAAGACGTTACCGGCGATTATCCCGCAGTGTATGGTTGGGATTTAGGTGGTCTCGAAAGAAAATCAGACAAGAATATTGACGGCATTCCTTTTGACAAAATGAGACAATATATTAAGGAAGGCCATTCTAGAGGTGGAATTATTACTTTGAGTTGGCATTTCGACAATCCCTTGACGGGCAAAAACGCTTGGGACACTTCTCCAAAATCCTTGGCATCAGCATTGCCTGGAGGCGAAAGTCACGAAAAATTCAAGTCCTGGCTGGATGAAGCCGCACAATACATTTTGACCTTAAAAGACAAAAACGGCAAACCAATTCCGATGCAATTTCGCCCGTATCACGAATTGACCGGAAACTGGTTTTGGTGGTGTAAAAACAATGCAAGCCCGGAAGAATTCAAGACTTTGTGGAAATTCACCTTGGATTATTTTCAAAAAAAGGGAATTCACAATTTAATTTATGTGTACAACACGGCTGATTTCAAATCCAAAGAAGAATTCCTGGAATATTATCCCGGATCGGATTATGCCGATGTTTTGAGTTTTGACAAATACCAATACAACGACCCGACCAAAGACAATTCCTTCATTGAAAATTGCCAAAGTCAATTCAAAATAATGGATGAAGTAGCCAAGGAACAAAATAAAATAATGGCGTTTGCCGAAACAGGCTACGAAGCAATTCCTTATAATAAATGGTGGACGGACACTTTGATGAAAGCCATTGGCAATTATAAGATTTCTTATGTCTTGGTTTGGCGAAACCACGGCTGGCAAGAAAAAGAGAAAAAAATGCATTATTATGCACCCTACAAAGGGCAAGTGAGCGAAAAAGATTTTGTGGATTTTTATAATCTGGACAACATTTTATTCGAGAAAGACCTCGCCAAAGAAAAAATTTACAAAAAATAA
- a CDS encoding MFS transporter, with protein MQDKVSLKEKIGYGLGDAASSMFWKIFSMYLMFFYTDVFGIAPAVVGTMFLITRIWDSCFDPIVGIISDRTKTRWGKFRPFLLWTAIPFALIGILTFYTPDFDEKGKIIYAYVTYSLMMMVYSIINVPYASLLGVMSSDRKERTTLSSYRMVFAFGGSLLALWLIEPLVNYFGGSLNSKMGWLYTIMVFGIITTVFFWACFFLTKERVEPISDEKPNLKEDLNDLLKNRPWWILLGAGIGALVFNSIRDGAAVYYFKYYVSSTVSYSFNAFGETFAMTPTSLYFVLGQAANIIGVIAATPIANKIGKKNTFFGAMAMAAVLSVIFYFLGKEEVLLIMVFQVLISICAGCIFPLIWSMYADSADYSEWKQGRRATGLIFSASSMSQKFGWTIGGAATGWLLGYYGFQANVEQTAVTQNGIQLMLSILPAAAAAISVLFILFYPLTEEKLETIEKDLGNKRQTTN; from the coding sequence ATGCAAGACAAAGTTAGTTTAAAAGAAAAAATCGGTTACGGTTTAGGAGATGCCGCTTCCTCCATGTTTTGGAAAATATTCAGTATGTACCTGATGTTTTTCTATACCGATGTTTTCGGGATAGCACCCGCCGTTGTTGGAACCATGTTCTTGATTACCCGAATTTGGGACTCTTGTTTTGATCCCATCGTCGGTATTATTTCCGACCGAACCAAAACGCGTTGGGGCAAATTCAGGCCTTTTCTTTTGTGGACAGCCATTCCATTTGCATTGATAGGCATCCTGACTTTTTACACTCCCGATTTTGACGAAAAAGGAAAAATCATATATGCTTACGTAACCTATTCGCTGATGATGATGGTCTATTCGATCATCAACGTTCCTTACGCCTCCTTGCTTGGCGTGATGTCGTCGGACAGAAAAGAAAGAACGACACTTTCCTCCTATCGTATGGTTTTTGCCTTCGGCGGAAGTTTGTTGGCGCTTTGGTTAATAGAACCTTTGGTCAATTATTTTGGTGGAAGCTTAAATTCCAAAATGGGTTGGTTATACACTATAATGGTTTTCGGAATCATTACCACGGTTTTCTTTTGGGCTTGTTTTTTCTTGACCAAAGAAAGAGTGGAACCCATTTCTGACGAAAAACCCAACTTGAAAGAAGACCTAAACGACCTTTTGAAAAATCGCCCTTGGTGGATTCTTTTAGGAGCCGGAATCGGTGCATTGGTATTCAATTCCATTCGTGATGGTGCTGCCGTGTATTATTTTAAATACTATGTAAGCAGCACGGTAAGTTACAGTTTCAACGCTTTTGGAGAAACTTTTGCCATGACACCCACTTCCTTGTACTTTGTTTTGGGGCAGGCAGCCAACATCATTGGAGTAATTGCGGCCACACCAATCGCCAATAAAATTGGCAAAAAGAACACCTTTTTCGGTGCAATGGCGATGGCGGCTGTTTTAAGCGTAATTTTCTATTTTCTCGGAAAAGAAGAAGTGCTGTTGATCATGGTTTTTCAAGTACTGATCAGTATTTGTGCGGGTTGCATCTTCCCATTAATCTGGTCCATGTATGCCGACAGCGCCGATTACTCCGAATGGAAACAAGGAAGAAGAGCCACGGGACTTATTTTTTCGGCTTCTTCGATGTCGCAAAAATTTGGATGGACAATCGGTGGAGCGGCAACAGGATGGCTTTTGGGCTATTATGGTTTTCAAGCCAATGTGGAACAAACCGCGGTAACCCAAAACGGAATCCAGTTGATGTTGAGCATTCTACCGGCAGCAGCAGCAGCAATTTCGGTACTTTTTATTCTATTCTATCCGCTGACCGAAGAAAAACTGGAAACCATCGAAAAAGACTTGGGCAACAAAAGACAAACAACAAATTAA
- a CDS encoding AGE family epimerase/isomerase produces MSQKTKNLKAELTTELDNILEYWSKHSIDPKNGGFIGQIDWKEFKNFEAEKGSVLNARILWSFSAAYKITKDEAHKRLAQKASEFILNHFYDSEFGGIYWSINSDTSPKDTKNQIYALAFVIYGMTEYYGISKDEKALEFSISLYKKIQEHSYDPINKGYFEAFTRDWQPIEDLRLSDKDANEKKTMNTHLHIVEGYANLYKVWKDETLKNNIVELLEVIETHFINKETGHLRLFFDENWVEKPDVISYGHDIEAAWLLLQCAEISGDKALIARYKKYAILMTDATFEGIDPIDGGLWYELEPEQNKLMAEKHWWPQAELMIGFFNAYQLTNDEKYLDVVLKNWEFVKQYILDKKNGEWIWGVNAEYSLIEKDKAGFWKCPYHNSRACIELIYRNWT; encoded by the coding sequence GTGTCCCAAAAAACGAAAAATCTTAAAGCCGAACTCACCACCGAACTCGACAACATTTTGGAGTATTGGTCTAAACATTCTATTGACCCAAAAAATGGTGGTTTTATCGGTCAAATAGATTGGAAGGAATTCAAAAATTTTGAAGCTGAAAAAGGTTCAGTTCTTAATGCCCGAATTCTTTGGTCCTTTTCTGCGGCATACAAGATTACTAAAGACGAAGCACATAAACGCCTTGCCCAAAAAGCTTCCGAATTTATTCTAAACCATTTTTATGATTCGGAATTTGGAGGAATTTATTGGAGCATTAATTCCGATACTTCGCCAAAAGATACCAAAAACCAAATTTACGCACTGGCTTTCGTTATTTATGGAATGACCGAATATTATGGTATTTCCAAAGACGAAAAAGCATTGGAATTTTCCATTTCACTGTACAAAAAAATTCAGGAACACAGTTACGACCCAATCAACAAAGGCTATTTCGAAGCTTTTACACGCGATTGGCAACCCATTGAAGATTTGCGTTTGAGTGACAAAGATGCCAACGAAAAAAAGACAATGAACACTCATTTGCATATCGTCGAAGGCTATGCGAATTTGTATAAAGTTTGGAAAGACGAAACTTTAAAAAACAATATTGTCGAATTGCTCGAAGTCATCGAAACACATTTCATCAACAAAGAAACTGGTCATTTACGATTATTTTTCGACGAAAACTGGGTCGAAAAACCAGACGTGATTTCGTACGGACACGACATCGAAGCAGCTTGGTTATTATTGCAATGTGCCGAAATTTCTGGAGACAAAGCTTTAATCGCGCGTTATAAAAAATACGCCATCCTAATGACCGACGCCACTTTCGAAGGCATTGACCCCATTGATGGTGGACTTTGGTACGAATTGGAACCGGAACAAAACAAATTAATGGCCGAAAAACATTGGTGGCCGCAAGCCGAATTGATGATTGGTTTTTTCAATGCGTACCAACTTACAAATGATGAAAAATACTTGGATGTCGTGCTCAAAAACTGGGAATTTGTAAAACAATACATTCTCGACAAAAAAAACGGAGAATGGATTTGGGGCGTAAATGCCGAATATTCATTAATCGAAAAAGACAAAGCCGGTTTCTGGAAATGTCCGTACCACAACAGCAGGGCTTGCATTGAATTGATTTATAGAAACTGGACTTAA
- a CDS encoding alpha-L-arabinofuranosidase yields MRTYYKITIALLILTFSGCSSPDKPEPVPITPEIPVSKPQVDPAVENTIGFFMDNWSSKNWSSPTNYVETAIPTTTNSTVTIDYAKVITKIPSSIYGNNANLWSGKMVTDTKLVSDLTNLKTNIIRFPGGSISDVYFWNAVTAPATAPTKLIKADGTEEAAGFWFGKNDANWTISLENYYQLLQATSSKGLITVNYGYARYGTGANPVQDAAKLAADWVKYDNGRTQYWEIGNENFGDWEAGYRINTALNKDGQPEFLTGELYAQHFKIIAAAMRDAAKLVGNTNIKIGAVIFESKPENWMSTNNKTWNDKLLPTILEEADYYVLHNYYTAIANVDATTILETPKIRTNEIVNYVKNDLTLKNRQIKPFALDEWNIFAYGSKQQVSHINGLHSVLLLGEVLKNKIGLAARWDLFNAWNNGDDHGLFSNGDEPNIPKGTPRPAFYQMYYFQKNMGDRLIDASKDATGNYEVYASSFSDGKVGIAFVNKATTPITVKIKLNNFLTGQRMYWHTLVGGTDNGEFSRKVIINGTAPTLEAGGPSNYETIKPYSAATSNGTNVTLPARSSVFVVIEKK; encoded by the coding sequence ATGAGAACATACTACAAAATTACAATAGCCTTACTAATTTTAACTTTTTCAGGATGTTCTAGCCCAGATAAACCTGAGCCAGTTCCAATAACTCCTGAAATTCCTGTGTCAAAACCACAAGTTGATCCAGCAGTAGAAAATACAATTGGTTTCTTTATGGATAATTGGAGTTCGAAAAATTGGAGTTCACCAACCAATTATGTCGAAACAGCCATTCCAACTACAACCAACTCCACAGTAACTATTGATTATGCCAAAGTAATTACTAAAATCCCCAGCTCTATTTATGGCAATAACGCCAATTTATGGTCAGGAAAAATGGTTACAGATACCAAATTAGTATCAGATCTCACCAATTTAAAAACCAATATTATACGTTTCCCTGGCGGAAGCATTAGTGATGTTTACTTCTGGAATGCCGTCACTGCTCCGGCAACAGCACCTACTAAATTAATAAAAGCAGATGGAACCGAAGAAGCAGCTGGTTTTTGGTTTGGAAAAAATGATGCCAATTGGACCATTTCATTAGAAAATTATTACCAACTCTTGCAAGCCACAAGTAGCAAGGGATTAATAACCGTCAATTATGGTTATGCCCGATACGGAACAGGGGCAAATCCTGTTCAAGATGCAGCAAAACTCGCCGCCGATTGGGTAAAATACGACAACGGAAGAACGCAATATTGGGAAATTGGAAATGAGAATTTTGGCGATTGGGAAGCGGGTTATCGCATCAATACCGCTTTAAATAAAGATGGACAACCCGAATTCCTGACAGGCGAATTGTATGCGCAACATTTCAAAATAATCGCTGCCGCCATGCGCGATGCCGCCAAATTAGTTGGAAATACCAACATCAAAATTGGAGCCGTCATATTTGAATCCAAACCAGAAAATTGGATGAGCACCAATAATAAAACTTGGAACGACAAACTCTTGCCCACCATTCTTGAAGAAGCCGATTATTATGTATTGCACAACTATTATACAGCCATTGCAAATGTAGATGCAACTACCATTTTAGAAACACCAAAAATAAGAACAAACGAAATCGTAAACTATGTCAAAAATGATTTAACCCTCAAAAACAGGCAAATCAAACCATTCGCACTCGATGAATGGAATATTTTTGCCTATGGTAGCAAGCAGCAAGTTTCGCATATCAATGGTTTGCACAGTGTTTTATTATTGGGCGAAGTATTAAAAAACAAAATAGGTCTGGCCGCTCGTTGGGACTTATTCAACGCTTGGAATAACGGCGACGACCACGGTTTGTTCAGCAATGGAGACGAACCAAATATTCCAAAAGGAACGCCTCGTCCAGCCTTCTACCAGATGTATTATTTTCAAAAAAATATGGGTGACCGCCTTATCGATGCCTCCAAAGACGCCACAGGAAATTATGAAGTCTATGCTTCCTCTTTTTCAGATGGTAAAGTGGGAATTGCTTTTGTAAACAAAGCCACTACACCTATTACGGTAAAAATTAAATTAAACAATTTCCTTACCGGACAACGAATGTATTGGCACACCTTGGTTGGCGGTACGGATAACGGCGAATTCTCAAGAAAAGTAATCATCAATGGCACTGCGCCCACACTTGAAGCCGGAGGCCCTAGTAATTATGAAACCATAAAACCATATTCGGCAGCAACTAGCAATGGAACAAATGTTACTTTGCCAGCCCGTTCGTCGGTGTTTGTGGTCATTGAAAAAAAATAG
- a CDS encoding glycoside hydrolase family 130 protein, with product MNTTTTNMDFDERKNEIQKEFQQLIERKNEPQSTVGNGIFNRYKNPVLTRNHSPIEWRYDLNQATNPFLMERIGINAAFNSGAMKWNNKYILAVRVEGVDRKSFFAIAESPNGVDNFKFWEKPCVIPQTGEPDTNVYDMRLTNHEDGWIYGVFCTERKDPNAPKGDTSSAVANAGIVRTKDLINWERLPDLISKTGQQRNVVLHPEFVNGKYALYTRPQDGFIDVGSGGGIGLGYIDDMKNPVVMDEKIIFGKQYHTIYELKNGLGPAPIKTQKGWLHLAHGVRNTAAGLRYTLYMFMTDLNDISKVTQIPAGHFMAPESSERVGDVSNVLFSNGWIADEDGTVFIYYAASDTRMHVAVSTVEKLVDYVMNTPQDSFISAGSVNKIIEQVNKNKEIK from the coding sequence ATGAATACAACAACTACAAATATGGATTTCGATGAAAGAAAAAATGAAATCCAGAAAGAATTTCAACAACTGATCGAAAGGAAAAATGAACCACAATCAACTGTGGGGAACGGTATATTCAACAGATATAAAAACCCTGTCCTGACCCGAAATCACTCTCCTATCGAATGGCGTTATGACCTGAATCAAGCAACGAATCCCTTCCTGATGGAACGCATCGGCATCAACGCAGCCTTCAATTCCGGCGCGATGAAATGGAACAATAAATACATTCTTGCTGTTCGTGTTGAAGGTGTGGACAGAAAATCGTTTTTCGCCATTGCCGAAAGCCCAAATGGAGTCGATAATTTCAAATTCTGGGAAAAACCTTGCGTGATTCCACAAACTGGAGAACCGGATACCAATGTCTATGACATGCGCTTGACGAATCACGAAGACGGCTGGATTTATGGTGTTTTTTGCACCGAAAGAAAAGATCCAAACGCTCCAAAAGGCGATACCAGTTCGGCTGTTGCCAATGCAGGAATCGTGCGTACCAAAGATTTAATCAACTGGGAAAGACTTCCCGATTTAATTTCGAAAACGGGTCAACAACGCAACGTGGTCTTGCATCCAGAATTTGTAAACGGAAAATATGCTTTATATACAAGACCCCAAGACGGATTCATCGATGTGGGAAGTGGCGGCGGAATTGGATTGGGTTACATCGATGACATGAAAAACCCAGTTGTAATGGACGAAAAAATCATCTTCGGAAAACAATACCACACCATTTATGAACTAAAAAACGGGTTGGGCCCAGCACCGATTAAAACCCAAAAAGGTTGGCTGCACTTGGCTCACGGAGTTAGAAACACCGCTGCCGGATTGCGCTATACTCTTTATATGTTCATGACCGATTTGAATGATATTTCAAAAGTGACCCAGATTCCAGCGGGACATTTCATGGCTCCGGAAAGCTCGGAAAGAGTGGGCGATGTATCCAATGTCTTGTTTTCAAATGGCTGGATCGCCGATGAAGATGGCACCGTATTTATCTATTATGCCGCCTCGGATACCAGGATGCACGTGGCTGTTTCAACAGTCGAAAAGTTGGTGGATTATGTCATGAATACGCCCCAAGACAGCTTTATTTCGGCAGGTTCGGTGAATAAAATTATTGAACAAGTCAACAAGAACAAAGAAATTAAATAA